One part of the Prosthecobacter vanneervenii genome encodes these proteins:
- a CDS encoding phytoene desaturase family protein produces the protein MTYDGLILGSGHNALVLACYAARAGLKVAVVEKNAVAGGGLATVEHPSGSGFQHNTHSFFHRAITTMPWYQELEVERYGVRYIEPELNVAMILPDDRVLEWWTDFEKTCASFAAISPRDAERLREWTERFRPIVEQILIPESRSLPLPPEERVARLQQSTLGRTLLEVQALSPVEFVMREFEHPAVRAGLLFFNGLREVDLRQKGFGHSIPALLASPRKAQMCIGGSRRLAEALCADLHEHGGEVFTSWQPRSILTRGGRACGVESVSGDRIEATQFVASGLNPQQTFLDLIPADVAPSHLREKAAAFEYNLLAPLFALNLNLSEPPRYTAAEKHPELSQAFMTILGLDDVTQFHEIVAAHERGEIPRTVMWGACPTLFDPSQAPAGCHTAFMWEKLPYALRGDARNWDAEKDAHGRRMLALWQRHAPNLESAVLDSFTRSALDTERLLPNMMRGDLLVGSFAHDQIGYHRPFPGAGHYRSGLAGLYLCGGSTHPGGNVTGLCGYNAAKVVLADCGEN, from the coding sequence ATGACCTACGACGGCCTCATCCTTGGTTCCGGGCATAATGCGCTGGTGCTTGCCTGCTATGCAGCGCGTGCGGGTCTGAAGGTGGCGGTGGTGGAGAAAAATGCGGTGGCGGGCGGTGGGCTGGCCACGGTGGAGCATCCGTCTGGGTCGGGATTCCAGCACAACACGCACTCCTTCTTTCACCGGGCCATCACCACCATGCCGTGGTATCAGGAGCTGGAGGTGGAGCGCTATGGGGTGCGCTATATCGAGCCGGAGCTCAATGTGGCGATGATCCTGCCGGACGACCGCGTGCTGGAGTGGTGGACGGATTTTGAAAAGACCTGCGCCTCCTTTGCCGCCATCTCTCCACGTGATGCGGAGCGCCTGCGTGAGTGGACGGAGCGCTTCCGGCCCATCGTGGAGCAGATCCTTATTCCCGAGTCGCGCAGCCTGCCGCTGCCGCCGGAGGAGCGCGTGGCGCGGCTGCAGCAGAGCACCCTGGGCCGCACGCTGCTGGAGGTGCAGGCGCTGTCTCCGGTGGAGTTTGTCATGCGCGAGTTTGAGCACCCTGCCGTGCGGGCGGGACTGCTGTTCTTCAACGGCCTGCGCGAGGTGGATCTACGGCAGAAGGGTTTTGGGCATTCCATCCCCGCGCTGCTGGCCAGTCCGCGCAAGGCGCAGATGTGCATCGGCGGCTCGCGCCGTCTGGCCGAGGCGCTGTGCGCGGATCTGCATGAGCATGGCGGCGAGGTGTTTACCAGCTGGCAGCCGCGCTCGATCCTCACACGCGGCGGCCGCGCCTGCGGGGTGGAGTCCGTGAGCGGCGACCGCATCGAGGCAACGCAGTTCGTCGCCAGCGGGCTGAATCCGCAGCAGACGTTTCTGGATCTCATCCCGGCGGATGTTGCGCCTTCGCACCTGCGGGAAAAAGCCGCTGCGTTTGAGTACAACCTGCTGGCGCCGTTGTTCGCGCTGAATCTCAATCTGAGCGAGCCGCCGCGCTATACCGCAGCGGAGAAGCATCCGGAACTGAGCCAGGCCTTCATGACCATCCTCGGCCTGGATGATGTGACGCAGTTTCATGAGATCGTGGCTGCCCATGAGCGGGGAGAGATTCCGCGCACGGTCATGTGGGGCGCGTGCCCCACGTTGTTTGATCCGTCCCAGGCCCCCGCAGGCTGCCATACCGCCTTCATGTGGGAAAAGCTGCCCTACGCTCTGCGTGGCGATGCGCGAAACTGGGACGCGGAGAAGGACGCGCATGGCCGCCGCATGCTCGCGCTGTGGCAGCGCCACGCGCCGAATCTGGAGAGCGCGGTGCTGGATTCCTTCACGCGCAGCGCGCTGGATACCGAGCGCCTGCTGCCCAACATGATGCGCGGGGATTTGCTGGTGGGTTCGTTTGCCCATGACCAGATTGGTTATCATCGGCCTTTCCCGGGCGCAGGACATTACCGCAGCGGCCTTGCGGGGCTTTATCTCTGTGGGGGCTCGACGCATCCCGGAGGGAATGTCACGGGCTTGTGCGGGTACAATGCGGCCAAGGTGGTGCTGGCGGATTGTGGGGAGAACTGA
- a CDS encoding HNH endonuclease — protein sequence MEPAIRNEVRQRAGNRCEYCRLRQEDEEESPFHIEHIIAQQHGGTDAQENLALACSWCNAVKGPNLSSIDPDSGELTRLYHPRKDLWEDHFRREGPYILGLTAVGRTTAWLLRFNDTDNLAQRHLLLELGELD from the coding sequence ATGGAACCCGCCATTCGAAACGAGGTCCGGCAGCGCGCGGGGAACCGTTGCGAGTACTGTCGGCTACGCCAGGAGGATGAGGAGGAAAGCCCTTTCCACATCGAGCACATCATCGCGCAGCAGCATGGCGGCACCGACGCGCAGGAAAACCTCGCTCTCGCCTGCTCTTGGTGTAATGCGGTCAAAGGTCCGAATCTTTCCAGCATCGATCCCGACTCGGGTGAGCTGACTCGTTTGTATCACCCGCGAAAAGACCTCTGGGAAGACCACTTCCGCCGCGAGGGCCCCTACATTCTCGGCCTCACGGCTGTGGGCCGAACCACGGCGTGGCTTCTCCGCTTCAACGACACTGACAATCTCGCTCAGCGCCATCTCCTTCTGGAATTAGGTGAACTGGATTGA
- a CDS encoding IS5 family transposase has product MEPSTNKPRAAYTSDVSDAEWDFCRPYLVLMKEDAPQRDYALRELFNALRYIVRCGCQWRMMPHDLPPWQNVYQQAQRWMKACCFEAMAHDLRELSRLSKGRKAQPTAAIMDGRTLQSSPESGGRAGYDGYKRRKGSKVHIAVDTLGHLLAVRVTAASEQERAQVGVLAAQIQQATGDNVELAYVDQGYTGEKPAEDAQAHGIRLEVVKLSEAKKGFVLLPKRWVVERSFGWAARFKRLSRDYERLASTLTGMHWLAFATLMLSSLFGKS; this is encoded by the coding sequence ATGGAACCCTCGACCAACAAGCCAAGAGCCGCCTACACCAGTGACGTCAGTGATGCAGAATGGGACTTTTGCCGCCCCTATCTGGTGCTGATGAAGGAAGATGCGCCCCAGAGGGACTATGCATTGCGAGAGCTTTTCAACGCCTTGCGCTACATCGTGCGCTGCGGATGCCAGTGGCGGATGATGCCGCATGACCTGCCGCCATGGCAGAATGTTTACCAACAGGCTCAGCGCTGGATGAAAGCGTGCTGCTTTGAAGCCATGGCCCATGATTTGCGCGAACTTTCACGTTTGTCCAAGGGGCGAAAGGCCCAGCCCACAGCAGCCATCATGGACGGACGCACCTTGCAGTCCTCGCCTGAAAGTGGAGGGCGGGCAGGATATGATGGCTACAAGCGCCGCAAAGGCAGCAAGGTGCATATTGCTGTGGACACTCTGGGGCATCTGCTGGCCGTGAGAGTCACGGCAGCCAGCGAGCAGGAGCGGGCACAGGTCGGAGTGCTGGCGGCGCAAATCCAGCAGGCCACTGGAGACAACGTGGAACTTGCCTACGTGGACCAGGGCTACACTGGCGAAAAGCCCGCAGAGGATGCGCAGGCTCACGGCATCCGCCTTGAAGTGGTCAAACTCTCGGAAGCCAAGAAGGGCTTTGTGCTGCTGCCGAAGCGCTGGGTGGTGGAACGCAGTTTTGGCTGGGCCGCACGCTTCAAGCGCCTCTCCAGAGACTACGAGCGTCTGGCCTCGACGCTGACCGGCATGCATTGGCTGGCCTTCGCCACCCTCATGCTCTCTTCTCTATTCGGCAAAAGTTAA